Proteins encoded by one window of Sphingosinicella sp. BN140058:
- a CDS encoding UrcA family protein gives MKSLSLLCALGLLTAAASPAFAAPVVVTGHRTIVDEDGRLTRIVSFRDLDITTTDGERRLMRRVSNAVGFVCTPAGTFMVESACRNYAWRGVRPQLATALAQARTNPTLASAMLSTLTISAPPS, from the coding sequence ATGAAAAGCCTCTCTTTGCTTTGCGCCCTCGGCCTCCTCACCGCAGCGGCATCCCCCGCCTTCGCAGCACCGGTCGTCGTCACCGGACATCGTACGATCGTCGACGAGGACGGGCGCCTGACCCGCATCGTCAGCTTTCGCGATCTCGACATCACCACAACAGATGGCGAGCGCAGGTTGATGCGACGGGTGAGCAACGCGGTCGGCTTCGTCTGCACCCCCGCGGGCACCTTCATGGTGGAATCGGCGTGCCGCAATTATGCGTGGCGCGGCGTCCGCCCGCAACTCGCCACCGCCCTGGCTCAGGCCCGCACCAACCCGACGCTCGCCAGCGCAATGCTTTCCACCTTGACGATCTCGGCTCCGCCAAGCTGA
- a CDS encoding carboxymuconolactone decarboxylase family protein, producing MKSRFLCQAATALSLAAALPAAAAAQSADPRLERGDAVIRSLNRGAPQPLLERMRRDFPFLADATRGFALGDVWARPGLDNRTRQLAAVAAFAAMGEPQFLKVHAGYALNAGVSEAELKEIVYLTTVTAGFPRDRSLAGFVGAAGRAPEGLRRGAAESRAPAFRPNTRHNGHASADAALV from the coding sequence ATGAAATCTCGATTTCTCTGCCAGGCGGCCACGGCGCTTTCGCTGGCCGCAGCGCTCCCCGCCGCAGCGGCGGCGCAAAGCGCTGATCCGCGTCTCGAGCGCGGGGATGCGGTGATCCGCAGCCTCAACCGCGGCGCACCGCAGCCGTTGCTGGAGCGAATGCGGCGCGACTTCCCGTTCCTCGCCGACGCGACGCGCGGCTTTGCCCTCGGCGATGTCTGGGCGCGGCCGGGGCTCGACAATCGCACCCGCCAGCTCGCCGCCGTCGCGGCCTTTGCCGCGATGGGCGAGCCCCAATTCCTCAAGGTCCATGCCGGCTACGCCCTCAATGCGGGTGTCTCCGAAGCGGAGTTGAAGGAGATCGTCTATCTGACCACCGTCACGGCGGGCTTCCCGCGCGATCGCAGCCTCGCAGGCTTTGTCGGAGCTGCTGGACGCGCGCCGGAAGGATTGAGGCGGGGCGCGGCGGAAAGCCGCGCCCCCGCATTCCGGCCGAACACACGGCACAATGGCCATGCTTCGGCCGACGCTGCTTTGGTCTAG
- a CDS encoding DUF1989 domain-containing protein, with product MLNEVPAASGVGLRLSKGECLRLIDIDGGQTGDLVAFSTDGGERLSSGRSFDYQGTVRLSVGDQLWSDRSRPMMTIVADEIGRHDMFYAACTREMYALQHGLEDHPNCHDNLVAALSGLGIDPHPLPQTFNFFLNVEIDAAGRLAIVPPHSRPGAEMMFRAEMDLLVALSACPSSTCNGGAEPRPVGYEVLAAPSGLEHSSEDASR from the coding sequence GTGCTGAACGAGGTGCCTGCCGCCAGCGGGGTCGGTCTTCGCCTGAGCAAGGGTGAGTGCCTCCGACTGATCGACATCGACGGTGGGCAGACCGGCGATCTCGTCGCTTTTTCGACCGACGGCGGCGAGCGGCTGTCGAGCGGGCGCAGCTTCGATTATCAGGGAACCGTCCGGCTCTCCGTAGGAGACCAATTGTGGTCCGACCGGAGCCGGCCGATGATGACCATCGTTGCTGACGAGATCGGCCGCCACGACATGTTCTACGCCGCCTGCACGCGCGAGATGTATGCGCTCCAGCACGGCCTCGAGGATCATCCCAATTGCCATGACAATCTGGTTGCGGCTCTGTCTGGGCTCGGGATCGACCCGCACCCGCTGCCGCAGACGTTCAACTTCTTCCTGAACGTCGAGATCGACGCGGCAGGCCGGCTGGCGATCGTCCCACCGCACTCCCGGCCCGGCGCCGAAATGATGTTTCGGGCCGAGATGGATCTGCTGGTGGCGCTCTCCGCCTGTCCGTCGAGCACCTGCAATGGCGGTGCCGAACCACGGCCGGTCGGATATGAAGTGCTCGCCGCCCCTTCCGGGCTCGAACACAGCAGCGAGGATGCAAGCCGCTGA
- a CDS encoding beta-N-acetylglucosaminidase domain-containing protein yields the protein MRVSPTRLLSLASGAALALAVPAGAQTLPAIFPQPVSAKLTGNDLALGRKVVLVHAGRPDTEADALVRRILTGAGVERIETASRLPARLDGTYVVLGTGDTALVRSALARTGTALPSQDEGYALASRALDGGTLILLAGKDGDGLYHAAQTLRQIVRGPAVPALDVIDYPAMPVRGTIEGFYGKPWSMAERASHIGFLAEMKANTYIYSPKDEPFARDRWREDYPAETLKALGGLVDTANRQHVTFVYAISPGPSICYSSAADLEAIRRKFKALRGIGVRSFYVALDDIEYTKWNCPGDEAAFGAPGEAAAASAQARLLNAVQADLVAADDHGSLIMVPTEYYNVTESPYKATLRKELDPRVVVQWTGTDVVPPAISVGDARAATKAFGRKTLLWDNYPVNDYGQSAGRLLLAPYARREAGLSADLSGIVSNPMNQEAASRPAVMGLVAFAWNDRGYDADRTWQASARYLANGDPQVTAALLAFFDTQHLAPTFGTQPWQPQAPRLKALIDRTRDALALGDAATQADALAALGTAADRLATAPDLIRAGVTVPGFVAQSAPWLEATALWGRALQLTVSGLAAALDDAGGGDTAGRFFTEAQRLAAQAAAIQPIPGAVRPEGPIKVADGVLDVFIQDAPNLVLATGRAD from the coding sequence ATGCGCGTATCGCCCACTCGTCTTCTGTCGCTCGCTTCGGGCGCCGCGCTGGCGCTGGCCGTCCCGGCCGGCGCGCAGACCCTGCCGGCGATCTTTCCGCAGCCGGTTTCGGCGAAGCTAACGGGCAACGACCTCGCACTCGGCAGGAAAGTGGTCTTGGTGCACGCCGGCAGGCCGGACACCGAGGCCGACGCCCTCGTGCGCCGGATCCTGACCGGTGCCGGCGTCGAGCGGATCGAGACGGCCAGCCGGTTGCCCGCCCGGCTCGACGGCACCTATGTGGTGCTCGGCACCGGCGATACCGCCCTGGTGAGGAGCGCCCTGGCGCGCACCGGGACTGCGCTCCCGTCCCAGGACGAAGGTTATGCGCTCGCCAGCCGTGCGCTTGACGGCGGCACGCTGATCCTGCTCGCCGGCAAGGATGGGGATGGGCTCTATCATGCCGCCCAGACGCTGCGGCAGATCGTGCGCGGCCCGGCCGTACCGGCGCTCGACGTCATCGACTACCCTGCGATGCCCGTGCGCGGCACGATCGAGGGCTTTTACGGCAAGCCCTGGTCGATGGCCGAGCGCGCGTCGCACATCGGCTTTCTCGCCGAGATGAAGGCAAATACCTACATCTACAGCCCCAAGGACGAGCCGTTCGCGCGCGACCGCTGGCGCGAGGATTACCCGGCCGAAACGCTGAAGGCCCTCGGCGGGCTGGTCGACACGGCCAACCGCCAGCACGTCACCTTCGTCTACGCGATCTCGCCCGGACCCTCGATCTGCTATTCGAGCGCGGCCGATCTCGAGGCGATCCGCCGCAAGTTCAAGGCGCTGCGCGGTATCGGCGTGCGGAGCTTCTACGTCGCGCTCGACGATATCGAATATACCAAGTGGAACTGTCCCGGCGACGAAGCCGCGTTCGGCGCGCCCGGAGAGGCGGCGGCGGCAAGCGCGCAGGCGCGCCTGCTGAACGCGGTCCAGGCCGATCTGGTCGCCGCCGACGATCACGGCTCGCTGATCATGGTGCCGACCGAATATTACAACGTGACCGAGAGCCCCTACAAGGCGACGTTGCGCAAGGAACTCGATCCGCGCGTGGTGGTGCAGTGGACCGGCACCGACGTCGTGCCGCCGGCGATCTCCGTCGGCGACGCCCGTGCTGCGACGAAGGCGTTCGGCCGCAAGACCCTGCTCTGGGACAATTATCCGGTCAACGATTACGGCCAGTCTGCCGGCCGATTGCTGCTCGCACCTTATGCGCGGCGCGAGGCCGGCCTGTCGGCGGACCTCAGCGGCATCGTCTCCAACCCGATGAACCAGGAAGCGGCGAGCCGCCCGGCGGTGATGGGGCTGGTCGCCTTCGCCTGGAACGATCGCGGCTACGATGCCGATCGGACCTGGCAAGCGTCGGCGCGCTACCTGGCCAACGGCGATCCGCAGGTCACCGCCGCCTTGCTCGCCTTTTTCGACACGCAGCATCTCGCGCCGACCTTCGGCACCCAGCCGTGGCAGCCGCAAGCGCCCCGCCTAAAGGCGCTGATCGATCGCACCCGCGATGCCTTGGCGCTCGGCGATGCCGCCACCCAGGCCGACGCACTCGCGGCACTGGGGACTGCGGCGGACAGGCTGGCGACCGCTCCCGATCTGATCCGGGCCGGAGTCACCGTTCCGGGCTTCGTCGCACAGTCGGCCCCCTGGCTGGAGGCAACCGCGCTCTGGGGTCGCGCGCTGCAATTGACTGTCAGCGGCCTGGCCGCGGCCTTGGACGACGCCGGCGGCGGCGACACGGCCGGCCGCTTCTTCACGGAAGCTCAACGGCTCGCTGCCCAGGCGGCTGCGATCCAGCCAATCCCGGGCGCGGTTCGTCCGGAAGGACCGATCAAAGTCGCCGACGGCGTCTTGGACGTCTTCATCCAAGACGCACCAAACCTGGTTCTCGCGACCGGTAGGGCGGATTGA
- a CDS encoding SDR family oxidoreductase, with protein MRLDKVILVTGASSGIGAGIARELGAAGAKLVLGARRTDLLEALAAEIGSEGGDALVRPLDVTDRVSVAAFADAARERFGRIDVIVNNAGVMPLSPMASLKVDEWDRMVDVNIKGVLYGIAAVLPEMTARGSGHIINMASIGALSVVPTAAVYCGTKYAVRAISEGLRQENDRIRVTCIYPGVVESELANTITDPTAAEAMRSYRAIALKPDAIARAVRYAIEQPEDVDVSDIVVRPTAG; from the coding sequence ATGAGACTCGACAAAGTCATTCTCGTCACTGGCGCCTCGAGCGGGATCGGCGCCGGGATCGCGCGCGAGCTTGGTGCGGCTGGTGCCAAGCTCGTTCTTGGCGCCCGCCGCACCGATCTCCTGGAGGCGCTCGCCGCCGAGATCGGGAGCGAAGGCGGCGATGCCCTGGTTCGCCCGCTCGACGTCACCGACCGCGTCAGCGTCGCCGCCTTCGCCGACGCCGCGCGCGAACGCTTCGGCCGGATCGACGTTATCGTCAATAATGCCGGCGTGATGCCGCTCTCGCCGATGGCTTCGCTCAAGGTCGACGAATGGGACCGCATGGTCGACGTCAACATCAAGGGCGTGCTCTACGGCATTGCCGCGGTGCTTCCGGAGATGACGGCGCGGGGCAGCGGCCACATCATCAACATGGCGTCGATCGGCGCGTTGTCGGTGGTGCCCACCGCAGCCGTCTATTGCGGCACCAAATATGCCGTCCGCGCAATCTCGGAAGGGCTCCGGCAGGAGAATGACCGGATCCGCGTCACCTGCATCTATCCGGGCGTGGTCGAGAGCGAGCTCGCCAACACGATCACCGACCCGACCGCGGCCGAGGCGATGCGCAGCTACCGCGCGATCGCACTGAAGCCCGATGCGATCGCCCGCGCGGTCCGTTACGCGATCGAGCAGCCCGAGGATGTCGACGTCAGCGACATCGTCGTCCGGCCAACCGCGGGCTGA
- a CDS encoding AraC family ligand binding domain-containing protein has translation MAVRKFATSDAKFERSPGQSGDVFAGNVIDQRDGAPITIGFGRYGPDQRLDETMAVDDVMIVLEGQLSVTSETGTVTAGPGEIVHMPKGQAVTIRSHAEGAVTAYVTYPHWQEARG, from the coding sequence ATGGCCGTTCGCAAATTCGCCACTTCCGACGCAAAGTTCGAGCGCTCGCCAGGACAGAGCGGGGACGTGTTCGCCGGCAATGTGATCGATCAGCGCGACGGTGCGCCGATCACGATCGGCTTCGGCCGCTACGGGCCCGATCAGCGCCTCGACGAGACCATGGCCGTCGACGACGTCATGATCGTCCTCGAAGGACAGCTGTCGGTCACGAGCGAGACCGGCACCGTTACCGCCGGGCCAGGCGAAATCGTGCACATGCCCAAGGGCCAGGCGGTCACCATCCGCTCACATGCGGAGGGAGCGGTGACCGCCTATGTCACTTACCCGCATTGGCAGGAGGCGCGGGGTTAG
- a CDS encoding DUF885 family protein has product MHKSIWLRAAAVLTVAMPIGAPLAAQAAREAAQAAPAAEDARLYAFLDGEFTEELRQRPQLATQLGLKEGQDRLDDISDAGARRLLEWRRGSVARMKAQFDRAKLSPSAQTNYDIWALELDRAELAYRIRSYAPPFYSFLYSAHARLPDFLINTHNVQEPADMRAYAARLRAIPAVLDEAIRQSDASAATGVRVPKFQVERLIAGSRAIVAGAPFDDGAASPLWADAQAKVSKLQTGGKVSPEEAQTLLADTRAALLSLKPAYARVIAWGEAALPNAPSGRVGAISLPGGTDYYAAALKLNTTTDLTAAQIHRIGRDEVKRIEGEQDALARQGGFKDRNAYYAELERLYPPQPWTDALRADYLRNANAAIARNRTLLPKYFGLLPEHRMEVVREPSFSEVAGGAAHAAAPSPDGARPGRVYVHLLGVTSDPSPAATVDLMCHEGVPGHVMQGDIQVRQSAGPKFRQSARYVAFGEGWALYAEALCKEMGAYPDLASDFMRLDAELFRAARLVVDTGIHAQGWTEQQAIDYMVASGRASPDQAQSEVRRYITLPGQATGYKIGMLKIMELRQKAERKLGAKFDIKRFHDLLIGSGSLPLSILERQVDAWIAARM; this is encoded by the coding sequence ATGCACAAATCCATCTGGTTACGAGCCGCCGCTGTCCTGACCGTCGCCATGCCGATTGGCGCGCCGCTGGCGGCGCAGGCCGCACGGGAGGCCGCCCAGGCCGCACCCGCGGCGGAGGATGCGAGGCTCTATGCCTTTCTCGACGGCGAATTCACCGAGGAGCTGCGCCAGCGGCCGCAGCTGGCGACGCAATTGGGCCTCAAGGAAGGTCAGGATCGGCTTGACGACATCAGCGATGCCGGGGCGCGGCGGCTGCTGGAGTGGCGTCGCGGCAGCGTCGCGCGGATGAAGGCGCAGTTCGATCGTGCCAAGCTCTCGCCTTCTGCCCAGACCAATTACGACATCTGGGCTCTGGAGCTCGATCGGGCCGAGCTCGCGTACCGCATCCGCAGCTATGCGCCACCTTTCTACTCGTTTCTCTATTCGGCGCACGCACGGCTACCGGATTTCCTGATCAACACGCATAACGTGCAGGAGCCGGCCGACATGCGCGCCTATGCGGCGCGCCTGCGCGCAATTCCGGCGGTACTCGACGAAGCGATCAGGCAGAGCGACGCGTCGGCCGCGACCGGGGTGCGCGTGCCTAAATTTCAGGTGGAAAGGCTGATCGCCGGCAGCCGTGCCATCGTCGCCGGAGCCCCGTTTGACGACGGCGCCGCATCGCCCTTGTGGGCCGACGCCCAGGCCAAGGTGAGCAAGCTGCAGACGGGCGGCAAGGTTTCGCCTGAGGAAGCGCAGACGCTGCTCGCCGACACCAGGGCGGCCTTGCTGTCGCTGAAGCCCGCCTATGCGCGGGTGATCGCCTGGGGCGAGGCCGCCTTGCCGAATGCGCCGAGCGGCCGTGTCGGTGCGATCTCCCTGCCGGGCGGCACCGATTATTATGCTGCCGCGCTGAAGCTCAACACCACCACCGATCTCACCGCAGCACAGATCCATCGGATCGGCCGAGACGAGGTCAAGAGGATCGAGGGGGAGCAGGATGCCCTCGCGCGGCAAGGCGGCTTCAAGGATCGGAATGCTTATTATGCCGAGCTGGAACGGCTCTACCCGCCGCAGCCATGGACCGATGCCCTCCGCGCCGATTACCTGCGCAACGCCAATGCCGCGATCGCACGCAACCGCACGTTGCTGCCCAAATATTTCGGCTTGCTGCCCGAACATCGCATGGAAGTGGTCCGCGAGCCGTCCTTCAGCGAGGTCGCAGGCGGTGCGGCTCATGCCGCGGCGCCGAGCCCGGACGGCGCCCGCCCTGGCCGAGTCTATGTCCACCTGCTTGGGGTCACCAGCGATCCTTCGCCCGCGGCGACGGTCGATCTGATGTGCCACGAGGGCGTTCCTGGTCACGTCATGCAGGGCGACATCCAGGTGCGGCAGAGCGCCGGGCCCAAATTCCGGCAGTCGGCCCGCTACGTTGCCTTCGGTGAAGGCTGGGCCCTCTATGCCGAGGCCCTGTGCAAGGAGATGGGCGCGTATCCCGATCTCGCCAGCGATTTCATGCGTCTCGATGCCGAGCTGTTCCGGGCGGCACGCCTGGTCGTCGACACCGGTATTCATGCCCAGGGTTGGACCGAGCAGCAGGCGATCGACTATATGGTCGCATCGGGCCGCGCCTCGCCCGACCAGGCGCAGTCGGAGGTGCGGCGCTACATCACCCTCCCGGGCCAGGCGACCGGCTACAAGATCGGCATGCTCAAGATCATGGAGCTTCGGCAGAAGGCCGAGCGCAAGCTCGGTGCCAAGTTCGACATCAAGAGATTCCACGATCTCCTGATCGGATCCGGTTCGCTGCCGCTGTCCATCCTCGAACGCCAGGTCGATGCCTGGATCGCCGCGCGCATGTAA